Proteins encoded within one genomic window of Candidatus Binatia bacterium:
- a CDS encoding aminopeptidase, whose product MRVKLRGTRKKAEHDLRLSPYVRPEHYRVHVEPDLEKGTYRGHVEIDLRVERPVSSIELHAVDLDLRRPRFSAEGYEEEPAVVTHPERQTVEFRLRHRVLAGPAKLVVEFEGKLRRDLRGLYAASQDGRRYAFTQLEATDARRFFPCFDEPSFKARFTFTVATEEKNAVVSNSPVASVEHLEGGRKLVSFETTPKLSTYLCALAVGELEASEEKKVGPTPIRVWHVPGKGHLCDFALEAAAESLSRLEEYFGLPYPYAKLDLVAVPDFEAGAMENAGAVFFRETLLLVDPATVSLAEKKRVAEVVAHELAHMWYGDLVTMAWWNDLWLNEAFATWMAFRVVDEWKPEWRMWNNFEHHRASALGLDALANTHPIYAEVRDPAEATENFDAITYEKGASVVRMIEHYLGADAFRRGVRIYIRRHQESNAEARDLWTALEEASGQKVEKIVRPWIEQAGYPLVRLEYKHEGKRAFLSLRQQRFFARPRARITRELWPVPLVVKVGSRRGVRLERELLARRTGRLVLGEAGDVEWCYGNASEGGFYRPLHDAKMLAKLSERLLEALTPVERMGLLGHQWAALRAGHVRIDSFLDLADRLGEETDYDVLEALLGPLGFVEDQLLDAAGKNARPAFRNWLLRRFGPAWSTHGWDARPDEKDEQRLRRAALLRLVGILAEDRTVAGEAQKRFRAYLRDRKTLEPNLADPLVAIVAREGGADEYEAFRKAARKADTPQERRRFQLALAEFRKPSLVRKTLSLLLTEEVATQDVGLVLVRLFGNRAARERTWQFLKKRWEDVSRRLPPMMVSRVVDATPALGSLRYKREVASFFRSHPVPTATRALKQALERFDLNHELRRRVARDLGRWLERASSGSTHSQSGTR is encoded by the coding sequence GTGCGGGTGAAACTTCGCGGCACGAGAAAGAAAGCGGAACACGATCTTCGTCTTTCCCCCTACGTGCGACCCGAGCATTACCGGGTGCACGTCGAGCCGGACCTCGAGAAGGGGACGTACCGGGGACACGTGGAAATCGATCTCCGGGTGGAGCGGCCCGTCTCCTCGATCGAGCTCCACGCAGTGGACCTCGACCTCCGGCGACCGCGCTTCTCGGCGGAGGGTTACGAGGAAGAGCCCGCCGTCGTAACCCATCCGGAACGGCAAACCGTCGAGTTCAGGCTCCGCCACCGCGTTCTCGCGGGGCCCGCGAAGCTCGTGGTCGAGTTCGAGGGCAAGCTTCGGCGGGATCTCCGGGGTCTTTACGCGGCGAGCCAGGACGGGCGGCGCTACGCCTTCACGCAGCTCGAAGCCACCGACGCCCGGAGATTCTTCCCCTGCTTCGACGAGCCGTCTTTCAAGGCCCGCTTCACGTTCACGGTCGCGACCGAGGAAAAAAACGCCGTCGTCTCCAACAGTCCCGTGGCGAGCGTCGAGCACCTCGAGGGGGGGCGCAAGCTCGTGTCGTTCGAAACCACGCCGAAACTTTCCACCTACCTCTGTGCGCTCGCGGTCGGCGAGCTCGAGGCTTCCGAAGAGAAAAAGGTCGGGCCGACGCCGATTCGCGTCTGGCACGTTCCCGGCAAGGGCCATCTGTGCGATTTCGCCCTGGAAGCCGCGGCAGAATCGCTTTCGCGTCTCGAGGAGTATTTCGGGCTGCCCTATCCCTACGCGAAGCTCGACCTGGTGGCGGTACCGGACTTCGAAGCCGGTGCGATGGAAAACGCAGGGGCCGTCTTCTTCCGAGAAACGCTCCTCCTCGTCGATCCCGCTACCGTCTCGCTCGCCGAGAAAAAGCGCGTTGCCGAGGTCGTCGCCCACGAGCTCGCCCACATGTGGTACGGCGACCTGGTGACCATGGCCTGGTGGAACGACCTCTGGCTCAACGAAGCTTTCGCCACCTGGATGGCGTTCCGCGTCGTGGACGAATGGAAGCCCGAGTGGCGGATGTGGAACAACTTCGAACACCACCGGGCCTCGGCGCTGGGCCTCGACGCCCTCGCCAACACGCATCCTATCTACGCCGAAGTGCGCGACCCCGCCGAGGCGACCGAGAACTTCGACGCGATCACCTACGAGAAAGGCGCCTCGGTCGTTCGGATGATCGAGCACTACCTCGGAGCGGATGCGTTTCGCCGGGGCGTCCGGATCTACATCCGGCGGCACCAAGAGTCGAACGCGGAAGCGCGGGACCTCTGGACGGCGCTCGAGGAAGCGTCCGGACAGAAAGTGGAGAAGATCGTCCGCCCGTGGATCGAGCAGGCGGGCTATCCTCTGGTGCGGCTCGAATACAAGCACGAGGGGAAACGGGCGTTTCTTTCGCTCAGGCAGCAGCGCTTTTTCGCGCGGCCGCGGGCCAGAATCACACGGGAGCTCTGGCCCGTGCCGCTCGTCGTCAAGGTGGGAAGCAGGAGGGGGGTACGGCTCGAACGCGAGCTTCTCGCGAGGAGGACGGGCCGGCTCGTCCTGGGGGAGGCGGGAGACGTCGAGTGGTGCTACGGGAATGCGTCCGAGGGGGGTTTCTACCGCCCGCTTCACGACGCGAAGATGCTCGCGAAGCTATCCGAGCGGCTTCTCGAGGCCCTCACTCCCGTCGAGCGCATGGGGCTTCTCGGCCACCAGTGGGCCGCCCTCCGTGCCGGGCACGTACGGATCGACTCGTTTCTCGACCTGGCCGACCGGCTCGGCGAGGAAACCGATTACGACGTCCTCGAAGCCCTGCTCGGTCCCCTGGGTTTCGTCGAAGACCAGCTCCTCGATGCCGCGGGCAAGAATGCACGGCCGGCTTTCCGGAACTGGCTTTTGCGCCGCTTCGGGCCTGCCTGGAGTACGCATGGATGGGACGCACGCCCCGACGAGAAGGACGAGCAGCGGCTCCGCCGGGCGGCGCTCTTGCGGCTGGTCGGTATTCTCGCAGAAGACCGTACCGTTGCCGGAGAGGCGCAAAAGCGGTTCCGCGCCTACCTGCGCGACCGCAAAACCCTCGAGCCCAATCTGGCGGATCCGCTCGTCGCCATCGTGGCTCGCGAGGGCGGGGCGGACGAGTACGAGGCCTTCCGGAAAGCGGCGCGCAAGGCCGACACCCCGCAGGAGCGCCGGCGCTTTCAGCTCGCGCTCGCGGAGTTCCGCAAGCCGAGTCTCGTCCGGAAGACCCTTTCCCTGCTTCTCACCGAAGAAGTGGCCACGCAGGACGTGGGTCTCGTTCTCGTTCGTCTCTTCGGTAACCGCGCGGCTCGCGAGAGGACGTGGCAGTTCCTCAAAAAGCGCTGGGAGGACGTCTCGCGCCGCCTCCCGCCCATGATGGTCTCGCGAGTCGTCGATGCCACCCCCGCCCTCGGAAGCCTCCGGTACAAACGGGAGGTGGCTTCGTTTTTCCGCTCCCATCCGGTCCCCACGGCGACGCGGGCCCTCAAGCAGGCCCTCGAACGCTTCGACCTCAATCACGAGCTCCGCCGACGCGTGGCGAGAGACCTGGGCCGCTGGCTCGAGCGGGCCTCGAGCGGCTCGACCCACTCCCAGTCGGGGACCCGGTAG
- a CDS encoding glyoxalase, translating into MGIVRVSHVGICVSDLERSLRFYRDLLGFRYRSELRVSGEPSDTLLRLRGVSLHAVYLERDGTRIELLHYESPGHVGEPEPRPMNRLGLTHLSLRVNDLARTLESLRAEGVRILDETLVDIPAARAGAVFVTDPDGTLVELVQSPGDPDKLPGEG; encoded by the coding sequence ATGGGAATCGTGCGTGTGAGCCATGTAGGGATCTGCGTATCCGACCTCGAACGTTCCCTCCGCTTTTACCGCGATCTTCTGGGCTTCCGCTACCGCTCCGAGCTTCGGGTTTCCGGCGAGCCCAGCGACACGCTTCTGCGTCTCCGAGGCGTGTCGCTCCACGCGGTGTACCTCGAGCGCGACGGTACGAGGATCGAGCTTCTCCATTACGAGTCGCCCGGCCACGTGGGCGAGCCCGAACCGAGGCCCATGAACCGGCTCGGGCTCACCCACCTCTCGCTCCGCGTGAACGACCTGGCCCGAACGCTCGAATCCCTCCGGGCCGAAGGGGTGCGGATTCTCGACGAGACGCTCGTCGACATCCCCGCGGCGCGGGCCGGAGCGGTGTTCGTCACGGATCCCGACGGCACGCTCGTCGAGCTCGTCCAGTCCCCGGGGGACCCGGACAAGCTTCCCGGTGAGGGCTGA
- a CDS encoding 1-deoxy-D-xylulose-5-phosphate synthase: MRDAFVRALTEVAGRDDRVVFLTGDLGFRLFDDFAARFPGRFWNVGVAEATMASVAAGLALEGKKPFVYSIVPFVTMRCFEQVRNDICYHEADVVLVGVGGGYAYGLNGPTHHGVEDIALMRALPNMKVVCPADPLEASAAVHALARERGPAYLRLGRAGEPRIHETPPDFRLGKALVLREGSDLALLSCGPIAAVGLEAAERLAGAGVSVRVVSMPTVKPLDTECVLEAAERFRAVATLEEHTTLGGFGSAVAEVLAEAGIRIPFRRFGTADRFCSLCGDQTTLRRANGLDAEGLSTALLELLR, from the coding sequence ATGCGAGACGCTTTCGTTCGGGCGCTCACCGAAGTGGCGGGCCGGGACGATCGGGTCGTTTTCCTCACGGGCGACCTGGGGTTCCGTCTCTTCGACGATTTCGCCGCGAGATTTCCGGGCCGGTTCTGGAACGTGGGAGTGGCCGAAGCCACGATGGCGAGCGTCGCCGCCGGCCTCGCCCTGGAAGGCAAAAAGCCCTTCGTCTACTCCATCGTGCCCTTCGTCACGATGCGTTGCTTCGAGCAGGTCCGGAACGACATCTGCTACCACGAGGCGGACGTCGTGCTCGTGGGAGTGGGCGGCGGGTACGCCTACGGACTCAACGGGCCCACGCACCACGGAGTCGAGGATATCGCCCTCATGCGCGCCCTTCCCAACATGAAAGTCGTCTGCCCCGCGGACCCTCTCGAAGCGAGCGCGGCGGTCCACGCGCTCGCGCGAGAGCGCGGCCCCGCCTACCTGCGGCTCGGGCGCGCGGGGGAACCCCGGATCCACGAGACCCCGCCCGATTTCCGGCTGGGCAAAGCGCTCGTCCTGCGCGAAGGGAGCGACCTTGCCCTCCTCTCGTGCGGGCCGATTGCCGCCGTGGGGCTCGAGGCGGCGGAGCGGCTCGCCGGAGCGGGCGTGAGCGTCCGGGTCGTGAGCATGCCGACCGTCAAGCCCCTCGACACCGAATGCGTGCTCGAAGCCGCAGAGCGATTCCGCGCCGTCGCGACCCTCGAGGAACACACGACGCTCGGCGGCTTCGGCAGCGCCGTCGCGGAAGTTCTCGCCGAGGCCGGGATACGTATTCCCTTCCGCCGCTTCGGAACGGCCGACCGCTTCTGCTCGCTCTGCGGCGACCAGACGACCCTGCGCCGGGCCAACGGCCTCGACGCGGAAGGGCTCTCCACCGCACTCCTCGAGCTCTTGCGCTGA